The genomic window ACAGGTAcagtaaagtataatataatattatcaataataatatatgcggtGACTGATTCGCTTATAATTCCTTACTGCGTAACTATACTTATTTGTAAGTATCCTGTAAATATACAGGAGGATTCGCCGACCGCGGTCGCCCCCTTTATCTTCtttcaaataatgaaatcatatACAAAATTTAGATTATGGAATTTTTAAGTCTACCGCGCGTATTATCAAACACTTGAGATTTTTCAATACTACTTAAACAGTCTCCGGCGGAGATACAAACCTCTGCTTTTCAAACTTTAACACCGTTACTGACCAATAATTCTTGAagtgttaaaatcaaaattcgaacgagtgatttttgatttatttaattttatatgcacTGAGGATAActccataattattatgggttAGCTACGataatttgaacatttaaaaacgtatattaattgataaatcatTCTGTACAACtcgtgtataaattgtataccgCCACAGTTAGAATTCGGAAGTATACCGATGTAGACACTAGAAACGTATAATCCGTTATCAATGTACCATCAAACGAGATAACGAGTAACGACCGTCAACAGATTATTCTAAACCCATTTTTTACATCTCTCGTCACCCgtgattcatatttaaatttgatagtgtaatatatttcgttgtattatgtgaaaatatttacgattcagtgtttattatattatgtgttgatAAAtgacaatgaataatataattaatatttacaattttataatgaagttTGTAAATCTAATACTGTGACGCCATCGGCATTAAGGTCAGTATTACATTcacagatattataataatataatacactaactcaaatagaataattgtttttcataattatcatGTTGTGATGAAATTGTATATccgaaattcaaaaaaaaaaaaagaaaaaaattgttttcgatGATAAATgtggtatacctacataataaacgttatattcgcgtataggtacctaattttataGAGAAAGGAAAGTAGAATTTCGTAAGAAAAAAATGCTACAGAATTTTCGATAACTTATTGAACAACATCACTACCAATATGTTACTCCTTAGTGTTACCGACGTTTATACCTTTTCAGACTTCGCGTCGTGACATctaactacctattataacGCGTTACCTGCGGCTTGATTATAGTCACAGCTAAACGAGGTCTACATATATGAAACAGCGGCCTTGCCGTGTCGTCGTTATTATtcgacaaattaatttttgaacacaACGCGTTGAACTTAATTACTTCGTCATTCGTACAATACAcacaataattagtttaatctTTCGAATGACGTGGAAAAACTACGTCGCAAGGTTGCGTTCGTTAGATTTtctacgtcatattataatatatataggacaTCGTCGCGTCTAAGCAATCGACCCATGTCGACCCGTAAATTTTTGAATGCACCAGACATGATTTCACAATGcagttacttttatattttaatgcaatataatatgtaatatgccGCCGTACGAGCAACGACTTAAATTCTTCCGACTATTGATTTGTccgaattatatattatgcaataattattaaatgttttattaaccaTCGTTTGTTTTGTAACGTTTCGTTTGCAGTTCAATCAATTCCGTGCTTCTCCGTCGCCGTCCCCGCAGACCTTGCAACCGATCCGCATTAACAGGCCCACCGAAACTCCGATCAGAAGACCACAGCCCCCGACACCGTCGCAGTTCAAATCGCTGGCCAGTCAACCATTGTCGGTAAGTCGCACACATTTCGTATTCATAAGGTTCAGCTAACTAGTGAGCCGTGAGCAAATATCTTACATggaaatactataatactattttaatattgtatttttaatgcgCATTAATATTCGggataaaatgtttatctaaACACGCGTCGCATTGTTTTCCAGTACTcaccttaaaatatttcaaggtAATCGTgcgtataatgataataatatttatttgagtttATCACGTGCTGCTTATAACGTCTAATCTGTAAATTAACCGtgatctataatatagtaataacattCTCAAATATTACCTTTTTAGTATTCTTAGTGAATgtcaataggtacatttaaaattattatatttatattgtatctcATTTTTCTCAGGCCGATTCTGAACTAgatgtatgaataattatgtacatgctttgatattttttgacaaaattcccAAATCGTAAAAACAAActgcaaattttttaattacctataaataataggaAATTCAGcacttaaatttgtaaatgatTGTTCTTTCCTTGAACTGTGCAAATATTACGCACATTTGTCCGGAAAACGtaattaggtacaatatatactAGTGTAGCTTATTACCGACATCCTCCACTAAGGTATCGATAGATTCAAACCACGGTCGCGGTGGTAGCTAACGATTTCAATActgtttttacttaatatataggcacctttattattgtatcaataCAAACCAGTCTAGCGTAAAGTGAATCGGTATTTGAATAACCCATTGTGTTTTCGATGAAAATCGACattcctaaaaatatttttaatgatataatactttttatgacGCTGCTATTATGTCACCCGAGTCCGGCGTGTTCCAGTGGACACCGTGCCTAAATCCGtgttacaatattgtattataacgtCATCAACAgtctaaacaaaaataataaataacaacacaAATGTTAAAACTGTAACATGTACGCACGATGATATATCACTGAACgacgtgttttttatttattgattacaaTGCAATTCGTtcagcaataaataatattgtatgtgtttgtattgaataatacGAAACGGCGAAgagttaatataatacctgaatacgtattatactactatGATGTGAGGtataacaattgttttttaaattacatatgcTTATACGTAACACGTTGATTCCATGACAACTTtttgtaacataaatatatttgttccaaaaaatatgtatacctaatactgtacataatataggtgaGTGATAAATGTACTtgtgtgtatacctataataatactcaatTGCCTGAAAAGAATCTAGCGATAAGAAATGTTACGATTCTTACTACCAGCGATGATCGTACCtaatgagtaaaaataatattgtattctagGAACTATTCCCATAAAATGGGATACCGTATTATTCTTTGTTTACGGGATCACACGGCGTTCGGTATAGGCAATATTGGTTCTTTTATGTGTTGGATATTCAGACGTGTATCGTTTTATTTCCGGAGCTCTTTTAatcttaatactaattattgtttttagattgatttgaaaatcatttttaatgtatgataatactatattatagattctataatactatactagtACCTACTAAATACTATACACGCGCTTGGCctagaaatacaattatttacatttgatgtattttgtattactacAGGAAGAAGCCCAAGAAttagaagaagaaaaagaagaagaacCCGATCGTCTTACCCAGCTGTTGCCCCAGTCTAAATTCACTTGCGGTGGCAAAAAGACCGGTTACTATGCTGACGATGGTCTGGACTGTGAAGTGTTCCATTACTGTCAAGACGGCGCTAGACACTCTTGGATATGTCCGGAAGGTTTCGTTTTCCACCAGgtgagtttaataaaatacttaaaacaagCATTTGTTTTAAACGCGTAGTAAAACCCTTGTAGTCGaatctaatttattacttCGATGCGTTACATTACTGTTTCGTCCGGCGTACGCAGCTATATTTTCTCTGAAAAtcgaataagaaaaaaaacatgcgCGTTTATTgttacttacctatattaattatataataatcgagTCCGTTTTGGTGCGCAGGTACATCTGATTTGCATGCCACCGAGCAGCGAGAATATTTGCAAACAGTCGACGCAGTATCACTTCGTCAACGACTTCCTGTACAGGCCAGTGAACACGGAAGAGGCGAACTCCCGGCCGAACGTGACGCTCAGGTACGGCGACAGGTACTACCCGGGCAGCAACTCCGAAGCGGGTGAAGAGTACGACCACGACGAGGAGGAACCGGCACAGAGACCGCAACAGTTCAGACAGCAGCCCGTGCTCAGGCAGCGCATTCAACAGCAACAACCCCAGCCCACGCAACAGCACGTCCTGTCCACCCCACGTCCGGTGCACGTGTTGCAACAGCAGCAGTTGCACGAACAGCAACAGCATCAGCCACAGTTCGCCCGACAACCGTCGCCCAACCAAGTGTTCCATTCGTCCGAGGAGATCAACATACCGTTGCAGCAGAGGCGACCGGTCGTGTTGCAACAGCAACGGCCCAGCTtccaacagcagcagcagcagcagcaacaacaacaacagcaaaACGACTTTGACTTCAGAAGGAAGTGATAGACGCGCGACTACGTCTCGAGAGTGACTGAGACGCTTCTCGACGACGATATTATATCGCCGACGAGGAGTGTCAGTGTACACTCATGTATATCGTTTACGTAATaggttatgaaaaataatatttatcatttttttttttttttttatatagttacacTAGAGCGTTGGCTCTATTGTACAAacatatatgtgtaataattatatatattttattattattattattatttttattgttaggtTAAGACCGACGTGAAATTATATAGGACTTgttgtattatgatattatattgatggaGAGAGCAACGAAtaggatttattatattattagcacACGCTTTACAGTTTGCGAATAATCGACTAATATGGTACAACATTCGACATCTTTATTCTTTTGAATTCATACGCGAtccataaacattatattaaattggcCAAAATTCCTGTACACAAAAAGATCGACACTTATATTTTCGAATTTCAATACTTACTACTGTACTATTTAACGTGTACTGTACTGTACATGATATGATACGAACTACTACAACTGTCTgtggatgttttttttttttgtttttaatcgaCGACTTTTCCACTGATTTTTAAAAGTGTGCTCcacaatatttatgaatttggaAATCGGCACCATTTCTGTTCTATGAACAAACGATACGTGCAaatactattgaaaaaattaaatacctactttcgATTGTTAGTTGATTGTACTATGATATATACgcgtaatacatattaatatgtatcaaaaatcgatgtttaaacaaaaaaaatttaatttaaaaaaataaaaatatgtttactcTTTATTACATACGTTGCACATGCCattatgcaaaaataattatatacttatcaactgcttatatttaataattgtttcatagtatttttattatactatactgctgttttaaaactttagttcataaatattgaattgtatattattaaatgatttatgtttaaGGTACCGATACATATCATCATGTATAGGATtgacaataaatttatgacgTCATtgtaaacctatataatatgtagtccAGATCCAAAcgttctttaaattattttcaatgtacTAGAAGTATCTGTCTGACTTGattcttcttttttattttagtagaatatttaagtatatactcatataaatacttcatatttttatttataaaaaaaaaaatattaatttacagtaTCTTTGAAATTGCTTCGTGCTGCCAATATCGCttttgtaatacaaatataatcatataaattatattattattgtgttttataattttattaaatattatgttaacgttaataaaacgtttgtgatttaaagaaacaaaattgttatactgttgtataaattaatattacattcacCTTTCTGTGTATAATGCAAAGgatcaaaatgtttttctataaagtattaaactatCAAACTGTTAAGAGAACTGAGAAGATATACCCTTTTACACATACAGAGAATTTGAGTATTAACGTTTAAGTAAACCGCGTTACTCTTACGGCTTGTGTACCTAACCCAAATTGACACTAAGGAAACATCAAGTTGACTTCAAAAAATTTGACAGTTGGAATAAAACAgccacatttattatattttttttcggtcTCTAT from Aphis gossypii isolate Hap1 chromosome 1, ASM2018417v2, whole genome shotgun sequence includes these protein-coding regions:
- the LOC114129511 gene encoding myb-like protein Q is translated as MKTAPVLCAAAFALVLQAMCATAAGGERQQQQLPLFFQAGRPFNAPGAPLPKFVGIAGNQPPQAFRSVPPQVDEEQEDEEQRNDDEPHQRNVLAPTPLPFRPQPTPQFNQFRASPSPSPQTLQPIRINRPTETPIRRPQPPTPSQFKSLASQPLSEEAQELEEEKEEEPDRLTQLLPQSKFTCGGKKTGYYADDGLDCEVFHYCQDGARHSWICPEGFVFHQVHLICMPPSSENICKQSTQYHFVNDFLYRPVNTEEANSRPNVTLRYGDRYYPGSNSEAGEEYDHDEEEPAQRPQQFRQQPVLRQRIQQQQPQPTQQHVLSTPRPVHVLQQQQLHEQQQHQPQFARQPSPNQVFHSSEEINIPLQQRRPVVLQQQRPSFQQQQQQQQQQQQQNDFDFRRK